In the Nitratiruptor sp. YY09-18 genome, AAAGGATATTGAGAATTATTGAAGCTATGAGGAGACGTTTACTGCGGATCATGAGTGCTACTACGAGAATAGTTGCAGCTATATAGGTAGGAGCAGCCCAGTTGGCAAGAGCTTTTGAGAGAAACGCTTGCAGTGAAATTACAGCAAGAAACGGCAAAGAAAATGCAAAAAGCAGCCTATACTTTAACTCTTTTATATAGCGCAATGCGTAGAGAAATGCAGCAAAAAAGATAGGTCCAAAGACCAAAAATTGAGAAGCGAGAAACTCTATGAGTTTATTAGGGTGAAAATGGCTCTTGTGTTCGATACCGCTGAGGTTGCGAGTATGGATAAATGTGATAAATTCATGGTGTGCGTTCCACCATAGATTTGGTAAGTAGATGAGAGTTGCTAGGATCATTGTGATGTAGAGTTTAGGGTTTTTAAGATGATAGGAGAAGCGCTTATCCCATACAAGATACAAAAAGACGCTCACAATAAAGATTATCATAGTGTATTTACTTAGCAGCCCACATCCAGCGCTCACTGCAGCAATCAACCAATAGAGCCAGCTATCAGTCCGTATAGCTTTGATAAAAGCATACAGCGTCAAGGCCCAGAAAAAGAGAAAAACCACATCAGTAGAGATTATCATAGAGCTCATAGAAACAGCAGGGAGAGTGATATACGCTACTCCACTCCAAAATCCTATACGCTCATCAAAAAGCTCTTTGGCGATAAAAAAGATAAGTATTGCAGTGAGCGGATGGAAAATGAGTGCTGGAAGCTTGATACAAAAAGCTGTGTCGCCGCATAGATGGGTAAAGAGTGCTATGACCCATGCGATCATAGGAGGCTTTGAATAATAGCCAAATGCAAGTTCTTTGCTCCATCCCCAGTAGTATGCTTCATCTACATAGAGGTCTATCTGTGCGTTAAGTAGCACAAAAATTCTATAAAGTTGTATTATAATTATGAAAAGAAGCAGTGAAGAGAAGTTTTCACGCATCGACAGACCTTGCGAGTTTTTGCAATTCTACTCAAAAAGGGTTAAAAAGGGGATTAAATGGTACGAGAAGCAGCAGTTGCGGGGATGTTTTATCCATCTGAGTGTGGGCAAATTGAGACAATGATAGCACAATTTAATTCTATATTAAATAAGGCTCTCAAAGATTCTGATGCATTACAAATTATGCCAAGAGCAATCATCTCGCCACATGCAGGATATGTCTATAGCGGTTTTACAGCAAATATAGCACACAGAGTCCTCGGTAATGCCAAGCCAGAACGCATTGTGGTTATTGGGCCTAGCCACAGAATCTACTTGCAAGGTATGAGCGGAAGTTTTTATGATAGATTCCAAACGCCTTGCGGGGATTTGGAGATTGACAAAGTATATCTTGAGCATTTAGCTTCACGCTTTGATATCGCTTTCGTTCCACAAGCCCATCAAGAGCACTCCACAGAGACTCAGATGCCTTTTATCAAACACTATAATCCTCAAGCAGAAGTCGTAGAGATCGTCTATGGAGACCAAGACCCTGTATATCTAGCAAAAATGTGTGAAGCAATCCTTGCAGATCCGAGCAATGCGATAGTTATTAGCACAGATCTGAGCCATTACTATCCACTCAAGACTGCAGAGCAGCTTGATATGCATTGTCTTAAAGGTGTGCATGATCTGGATATACAAGAACTTCACAATGGATGTGAAGCGTGTGGAAAAATTGGAGTAGAAGCTATTGTAATAGCTGCAAAGGAACTTGGACTTAAACCTCGTATTCTTGATTATCGTACAAGTGCAGATGCAAGTGGAGATGAATCACAAGTAGTAGGATATATGAGTGCAGCATTTATCTAGTAGATAATGCGACATAGATAGAGTCCATTTGGTGGAGCAAGCGTAGTGCTAGATCGCTCCTTTGCCTCGATTTGAGCTTGTAACTGGGAGAGTGTCATTCTCTTTTGTCCCATCTTTAAAAGTGCATCGACAATGAGGCGAATCTGCCCTCGCAAAAATCCATCTCCTTCAAAGTAGAGCACATCAAAATCTCTGTATTCGTAGCGTTTGGCTTTGAAAAGAGTACGCACACTGCTCTTCGTATCGCTTCCTGTTTTCATAAAGTAGACAAAATCGTGGCGGCCAATAAAAAGCTTTAAAGCTTCATCTACGAGATTTTTGTCGTAATTGGCGTGAAATGCATATGCAGCCATAAAAGGTGAGAGAGGTTTACGTGAGATGAGATAGCGATAAGCCCTACGTTTTGCGCTATAGCGTGCGTGAAAATTCTCGCTAACTCTCTCTATATTCCTGAGCCTCACATAGGGAGCCAAATTTTTATCAAAAGCAGTAGCAAACTTTTGCAGATCTTGCCAATATGGAGGTAGATCAAAGTGGATGACCTGCGCTGTAGCGTGAACTCCACTATCGGTGCGGCCACTTCCTACCACCTTACTCTCAACTCCTAGATTATGCAAAGCTTTAGTAATTGTATACATCACTGTGTTTTTGGTATGATTTTGGATCTGAAATCCATTGAATCTACTTCCATCATATGCAAGAACTGCCTTGATACGCATCAGTACCTCTTCGCAATGACTTTATTAAAAAGCAAAAAGGAGCCAAGAAGCCAGAGTGGAAAGAAGATGAGAGCTAGGATAGTAAACTTTTTGGCGAGCACAAAACTCAAGCTAAAGTATAAAAGCAGAGCAAAAAGAGCATAAAAAAAGCTCCCTTTTACTTCAAATCTTGGATTGTAAATACCCAAAATCGCAGCTATGTAAATTGCAGCTAGAGGAAAGAGAGAGATGAGCAAAAAGAGTGTCAAATCAAAGGCTCTTTGATGATTTTTTGCAGCAATAGCCCAGTAAGAAAATGGATCAGCATAGATGAGATATCTCTTTTTGGAGTTATCATAGATAGTCATTGTATCAAAAGTGATCTGTTTGAGTTTGTTATTATCTAGAGTATATGTATTACCATCAAAAAGCTCAAGTGCGAAACTATCACTCGAATGAACAATTTTTGCCGATTTTGCAACAATAAAGTGTTCCTCTTTGTCTGTTTTGTGATAGAGCGAAACATCTTTGTAGCTATTTTTCTTTTTTGCTCCGACATAGATGTACCAGTCGCCAAATTTATGACCGAGCTCACTCGGTTTGAGATTGAGCTGTGCACGTGCTTCTTTGAGGTAGATAAATCCCTTATACATCTGCTTTGCCTGCGGAATAATGAGCAGTGAAATAGTTGCAAGGAGCACTGATGTCCAAAAAGCGACTTTAAGTAGTGTATTCGTGATTGTATGGGGTGAGATTGCGACTGAAAAGAGTGCAATACTCTCATACTCAAACGAGAGCTTTTTGAGCATCGCAACAGCTGCAGCAAAAAAGACAACGGGAATACTAAAAAAAAGAATTTGGGGCAAGATATAGATATAGAGCCGTACAAGATCGAAAATATCGAGTTTGATAATAGATGTATAAGAGACGATCTTGATAAAAAATATCAAAGAGGCTATACCAAAAAGGGGTGTGAAAAAGGACCAGAAAGAGTCGGTAAAGTGGTTGTAGAGATATTTAGAGAGTAAGCGCATCGAGGTAGGCTCCTAGAGAGTCAGCAAAAATATAGGTAAGAAAAGTTCCAAGAGTCAAAAATGGAATAAATGGAAGGGCGTAGTCTTTATAGCGATAGCGATAGTAGAGTGAAACTGGCAAGGCAATCAGAGCAGCAAGAAAGAGTGCTACAAAAATGAGCTTGATCCCAAGAAGAGCACCCATTGTAAAACCTACAATAATATCACCTTCTCCCATAGCCTCAATCATCAAAAATTTTGGATAGTAGACTCCAATCCAAGGTCGCTCTTTTTTGAATTTTTCTAAGAGCACCATCTCTTTTTTTGTCACATAGTAACTAACAAAAAAGCGCAACATACTCATCGCACCAGCTACCAAGAGTGCATTTTTGAGATTGGTAAGAGTATCAGGTGAACTAAAGATAGCTAGAAGTGCTGCTAAGAGATTGATGCTATCAGGAACTGCTTTGAAGCGTAGATCGATGATACTCAGAGCTAAAAGGAGTGAAAAAGTGATCGCTATATCTGCAGCATAGAGCGAAGCTCCCTCTTTGAAAAAGACGATAGCAAAAATAAATGCTGTTGCTAGCTCTATGAAAGGATACTGAATAGATATAGAACTTTTACAATATGTGCATTTGCCTCCAAGGAGAATCCAAGAGAGTACTGGGATATTGTGCCACCACTTGAGCCTGTTTTTGCATTTTGGACAGTGACTTGCTGGAAAAGCTATACTCATTCCCTGAGGTATGCGTAAAATGACAACATTCAAAAATGAGCCAAAAATAAGTCCAAAGAGAGTTGCAAATATTACAGTGAAAAAATTTTCATATTCCACCGAAACGCCTTTGACGTCTTTTGAACTGGTCGATAAGATTTTCTAGTTCCTTAGCGGTAAAATCTGGCCAATAGGTATCAGTAAAAAAGAGTTCTGCATAAGCAATGCGCCAAAGCAAAAAGTTAGAGATGCGTTTCTCTCCGCCTGTACGAATAAGCATATCTACATCACCAAGTTTTGCATCAAAAAACTCCTCAAAATTCTCTTCACTTACTTCTTTGCCACTTGCACAAGCTTTTTTGCATGCACGAATTATCTCATCTCGCCCACCATAGTTGAGTGCCAAAACTTGTGTAAGTTTGGTGTTGTTTTTTGTTTGCTCTTTTGTGTAAGTGATGCGCTCTTGCAGTTTGGGAGAAAATTTACTTATATCACCTATGACTTCGAAGCGGACATTTTCCCTTTGGTATGTTGGAAGCTCTTTTTGCAGCCAGTTATCTAAGAGCTTCATCAAAAACTCCACTTCCATTTTTGGGCGTTTCCAATTTTCTGTACTAAAAGCATAGAGAGTGAGTATCTCTATTTCTGGATGGTTAGCGCAGTATGTGGTGATTTCTCGCACTACCTCTGCGCCTTTCTCGTGCCCTTTTATACGTTTTAAACCTTTTTGCTGCGCCCAGCGTCCGTTTCCATCCATGATGATTGCTATATGGCGCGCTCTATTCATCGAGATCCTTTACGATTTCAGCAATATCAAGGCCAAGTTCAAGTTTGTCTTTGAGAGGACTTTTGATTATTTTCTCTTTAGTAATATAGACTATCTGATTTTTATCACTACCAAATTTTGTAACACCTTTGACAAGATTGAGACAGACCGCATCGATGTTTTTAGCTTGAAGCATTTTTTGAGCACTCTCTAAAGCACTCTCTTCATCCATTTCTGCTTTAAAGCCAATTGTTTTGATTCCTTCTTTGTCAATTGAAGAGAGAATATCGATATTCTTTACTAATTCTAAACACCATTCTTCTCCAATCTGCTCTTTTTTGAGTTTGCCCCTTTGAGGATATTTCGGTTTATAGTCGCTCACTGCTGCAGCCATGAAAAGGTAGGGGGTTTTTTGAATGAGTTCGGGCTGGGTGAGATCATTGATGAGATCTGGCTTTTTGACGATGCCTCGCTTTGCTACTTTTAGACGCTCTTGCAAAAACTCATACATCTCTTCGGCGCTTTCAACTTCATAAAGCTCTACACCTTGAGGAAGATTTTGACAAGGCTTCGTAGTGATAAGCTCTACTTGAGCTCCTTTGAGATACAGAGCAGTTGCGAGAGCACATGCTTGCTTACCACTTGAAAAGTTGGAGATAAAACGTACATCATCGATGCGCTCAATCGTACCACCACCTGTGATAATTGCGTAGCGATCTTGCCAGAAACTATCTGTTAGGAGTTCTTTTGCAGTTGCAAAGAAAATATCTTCAACAGGAGCCAATGCGCCAAGTCCCATTGTACCGCAGGCAAGCTCTTTGGTTACGGGCTCTACGATTTTATATCCGTTGAGGCGCAAGAGCTTAAAGCTAGCTTCAGTAAAGCGGTTTTTATACATATTGGTATTCATAGCGGGAGCCAAAATTTTTGTTTTATCAAATGCAAGTGCAGTTTGTGTCAGGAGATTGTCTGCAATACCGTTAGAGAGTTTATTGATAGTATTTGCAGTAGCTGGAGCTATGACGAAAATATCATAATCTTGTGTTACATGGATATGGTTATTGCGGTTTGTCCAATCTTCGCTCTCTTCACACAGTACTTTCTGGCTTCCAGCCGCTTCAAATGTAAGAGGAGAGATGAATTTTTTAGCACTTGGAGTCATCACTACCTTCACTTCTGCTCCGGCTTTAACAAAGAGGCGCAAAAGCTCAACAGCTTTATATATCGATATAGAGCCTGTGACTCCAAGGAGGATCTTTTTATTACTGAGCATCTTTTTTCCCAAAAAATTTGTAGTAGAAATCTTTAACGATTTTTAGTGGTGTACGGCTGATGGCGAGGCTTCCTCTTGGCACATCTTTTGTCACAGTAGTACCAGCAGCAATAATGACATCATCCTCTATCACTACAGGAGCAACAAGCTGCGTGTCACTGCCTACAAAAACATTCTTGCCAATTTTGGTTTTATATTTTGCTTTACCATCATAGTTGCACGTAATTGTTCCAGCTCCTATATTGGTGCCTTCATCTATCTCGCTGTCACCAAGATAGCTCAAGTGCCCAGCTTTGACACCTTTGAGGTGGCTTTTTTTGACTTCGACAAAGTTGCCAATATGGGTATCTTTAATAACGCTTCCAGGGCGAATACGCGCTAGAGGTCCAATTGTACTATATGAGATTTGGCTCTCTTCAATAACTGAGTGTGCTTTGATGTGTGACTCTTTGATATGAGTTTTTCCACGTAACACGCAGCCGTTTTCCACTTCACACTCACCTTCAAATGCTACATCAATCTCTACAAAAGTTGTTTGTGGCAAGCGAAAAATGACTCCCTCTTGCATCCAGCGCTTTTTGATGCGATCTTGCATAATCTCTTCGGCATGAGCCAAGTCTACTTTGGAGTTAACTCCTTTGAAATTCTCTTCACTCACAAAGAGAGGCTCAATTGTAAGGCCATCAGCTCTTGCCAGAGCTATGATATCTGTGAGGTAGTACTCTTTTTGTGCATTATCATTGGAGAGTTTTGGGAGGTATTTTTCTAAGATTTCTTTTTTAAAAAGATAGACACCTGCATTAACAGTGCATATAACAAGCTCCTCTTCGTTTGCATCCTTTTGCTCAATGATCTCTTGGACGCTTCCATCGCAGATTTTAACTCTTCCATAACCGCTTGGATCTTCAAGCTCAATTACGCTCATGACAATATCAGCACTGCTTCGAGTGAATTTTTCCAATTCACTTGCTTGTACAAGAGGCATATCACCATTGAGCACGAGGACTTTGTCACCATTAAAACTTATACCTCGCAATGCCCCGCCAGTTCCTGGATAGTTTGCATGATCTTGCAAAACAAAATGGAGATTTTCGAACTCTTTTTCTAGATACTCTTGAATAATATCTGCTTTGTGATATAAAACAACAGTGATATCATTACTTATCTTTTTGGCTTCTTTGATAATATGCCATATCATTGGGCGGCCACTAATTTTATGTAAAACTTTAGGAAGATTACTCTTCATTCTCGTACCTTGCCCAGCGGCCAGGATAACGATACTAAGTGACATAAAAACCCTTTAAGATATAATTTTGCTAATATTATCGCAAAAAGGCTAATAAATCGATGAAATGTGAATATTTTGGAAAGTGTGGAAGCTGTAAAATCTATCCAGATTATGAAGAGCAGTTACTACTCAAAAGAGAGCAGTTTATCAAGCTTTTTGGCATAGAGCCAAGAGTTTTTGCTTCGCCTCCTGAGCATTTTCGCGCACGTGCTGAATTTCGCATTGTTGATGGTAGCTATGCAATGCATAGAGTAGATAGTGATGGACTTATAGAAATTAAAGAGTGCCCGATAGTGTTAAAACCGATCTTTACACTCATGCCACAACTACTTATATCTCTTAAGCAAAATCATAGCCTTATGCATAAACTCTATCGTGTCGATTTTTTGAGTGGATTAAGCGGTGAAATATTAGTAACACTTGTCTATCATAGACCAATTGATGAGGATTGGGAAGAAGAAGCAAAAAAAATAGCACAAAAGTTTCAAATAAATATTGTAGGACGAAGCAGGGGAGTTAAACGTATTATTGGCAAAGAGTATATAACTGAAGAGTTGCGCATTAATAACAAAAAATATCTCTATCACCATTATGAAGGAAGTTTCACACAACCTAATCCTTATATGAATCAACAGATGATTGCATGGGTTTTAGAAATGGCTGGAAATAAAAAAAGAGATCTCTTAGAGCTCTATTGTGGGGCAGGTAATTTTACAATACCACTTGCTAGCAAGTTTCGCAAAATTTTGGCTACAGAAGTGAGTAAAACGAGTATCAAGGCAGCAAAAGAGAACTGCGCGCTCAACAGTGTAGAAAATATTGCGTTTGTCAGGCTCTCAAGCGAAGAGGTGAGTCAAGCGCTAAGAGCAGAGCGTACTTTTCGTAGACTGGCTCATTTAGACCTTGCAAGTTACGATTTTCAAACAGTCTTTGTAGATCCTCCTCGCTGCGGACTTGATGATGCTACAAGGGCTCTTATAAGAGATTTTGAGGAGATTGTATATATTTCATGTAATCCACAAACACTCTATAGAGATTTAGAAGAGTTACAAAAGAGCCATGAAATAAGAGAACTAGCTCTTTTTGATCAGTTTCCCTACACACCCCATATGGAGTGTGGGGTAAAACTCGTTAGACGTTAAAGCGAAAATGCATTACATCGCCATCTTGGACGATGTAATCTTTTCCTTCAAGGCGCATTTTTCCAGCCTCTTTAGCTCCCTGCTCGCCGCCATATTTGATAAAATCTTCATAGCTGATAACTTCTGCGCGGATGAAACCCTTTTCAAAATCGCCATGAATTACTCCTGCAGCCTGAGGAGCAGTCCAACCCTTTTTAATTGTCCAGCTTCGTACCTCTTTGACGCCAGCAGTAAAGTAGCTTATGAGTCCCAAGCGATTAAAAGCTGTGCGAATAATCTTATCAAGACCGCTTTCTTGCACTCCCATCTCATTTAAAAGCTCTTTAGCCTCTTCATCACTTAAGCCTACAAGCTCCTCTTCAAGTTTTGCACAAAGTTTGATAACATCTGCACCAGTTTTAACTGCATACTCTTTTACTTGCTTTACATACTCATTATCTTCAACCATTCCCTCTTCATCCACATTCGCACCAAATATGACTGGCTTTGCACTGAGGAATCGTAGCTCTTTATTGAGTGTTTCAAATGCTTCGTTTTTATTTGCAAATGTACGCACTGGCTGCAACTCTTCAAGATGTTTTTGCAGCTCTTTTGCTATCTCTAAGAGTGGCACAATTTTTTTATCTGCTTTTGCTTGCTTTTGGAGTCTTTCAATCTTCTTTTCAAGTTGCTGGAGATCTGCAAAAATGAGCTCAGTTTCAATTATTTCAATATCTCTAATTGGATTGACATCCCCTTCTACGTGAGTAATGTTACCATCTTCAAAGCAGCGTACCATATGGAGGATCATATCGGTTTCACGGATATTACTTAAAAACTGATTCCCAAGTCCTTCTCCTTTGCTAGCACCTTTGACAAGTCCTGCAATATCTACAAAATCGATTGTAGAGTGTTGTATGCGCTGGGGATTGACAATTTTTGCTAACTCCTCTAACCTTTGGTCTGGTACAGGTACTACAGCTTTATTTGGCTCAATTGTGCAAAAAGGATAGTTTTGTGCTTCTGCATTCTGCGCTTTTGTCAAAGCATTAAAAGTAGTCGATTTTCCAACATTTGGCAGACCTACAAGTCCGACACTAAGTCCCATTCTTTTCCTTCAAAAATTTTTTGCGATTATAGCATACTCTTGGAATTATTGAGCGGTAGAAGTTTTGTGGTACTAGCTAAATAGAGCGAAACAATTGAAAATTTTAGCAAAGAAAAAGCGCACTTAACCCGTGGGGCAGCGAAGCTGTTTGTATTTAGCTTTTTTTGTAGCGTTAAAAAATTTACACTCTTGTTGAGTCTAATTAGTTAGTATCAGTTTTGCTAGCTCTCAAAAGAGAGCTAGCAAAATGTTATGGGTGTTTTTTATTATAAACAAACTCTTTTTGTAGCCATTTGATAACCATGCGCACACCAGCTCCACTTGCTCCATGAGGATTGTATCCCCACTCTTTTTCTACAAAAGCTGGACCTGCAATATCAAGATGGAGCCACTTGTCTCTTTTATCTTCTTCGATGAATTCACGTAAGAAAAGTGCTGCTGTAATAGCTCCACCATAGCGAGAAGAACTTATATTGCAAATGTCAGCGATATTTGATTTGAGGAGTTTTGGCAAATAGCGATTAAATGGAAGCTCTCCTGCTAGCTCACCACTCGCATCTGCTGCTTTGAGCATACTCTTTTTGAGCTCATTGTTCTCACCCATAACTCCTGTTGTATATTCACCAAGTGCCACTACACATGCACCTGTAAGAGTGGCTATGTCGATGATGTAATCTGGATCAGTTTTTTCCTGTGCATAACATAGGCAATCTGCTAAAACCAATCGTCCCTCTGCATCTGTATTGCGCACCTCAATGGTTTTGCCATTTTTTGCTGTGAGCACATCATCAGGTTTATAAGCATTACCGCCGATCATATTTTCTGCAAGCCCCAAAATTGCATGGATTTCTACTGGAATCCCAAGCTTTTTAGCAGCTAAAACTATTCCAAGAGCTGCGCTTGCTCCACTCTTATCAGATTTCATTGTTACCATATAATCGCTTGGTTTGAGACTCAGACCTCCGCTATCATATGTAAGACCTTTCCCTACGAGTGCTACTTTTGCTTTTGCATTTTTTGGTTTGTACGTAATGTGGACGAGGCGAGGTGAGTGGACACTTGCACGTGCAACTGCCAAAAAAGCTCCCATCTTCTCTTCTTCTAAATCTTTTTCATCTAAAACTTCAATTTCGAGATCTTCTTTTTTTGCTAAATCTTTTGCGAGTTTTGCAAAGGTTTTTGGATAGATCTCGTTTGGTGGAGTATTGACAATATCGCGTACGATATTTGTAGTTTCAGCCACAATTGTAGCCTCTTTTATGCTCTTTTTTGCATTTTCAAGAGTAAATGGTTTATCAGCATACTCTTCATTTGCCAAGATTATCTCTTTGAGACCTTTATCTTCTTTTTTGCTTTTATATCTATCAAAGCTGTAATCACCCAAAATTGCCCCCTCTACAAAAGCTTTGATATTTGTAATAGGACAGTTTTGGATATAGACTCCAGCTTTAGCACTTTTAAACTCTTTGCCTTTGAGTGTTTTGACAGCTTTGCTTACGGCTATGCGAATCTCATCGTGATCGAGCTTTGTACCAACATAGATACGACCCTTTTCTGGCAAAAATGCCACCTCTTCTACTTCACCTTTAAAGCCTATTTTTTCTAAAGCTTCCTTATCTTTGACCCATTTATGATCAAGATTTTTATCAATAACAAAGATTATCTCAATATCAGCCTTAATATCATGTAATTTCTTATCTTGTATCTCTACTTTCATTTTCTCCCCCTTATAAGTTTTTTTTCTGTGACAACATGCAAGTAGTAGTAGATACCTCCTGCTATAATTATAGCGAGTGGTAATGCATAGTACCAGTGATGTTTAGCCCAGTGTACAATTGCCAAAATCTCTTCACCAAAGATATAGGCTGGAATGATTGTCATAGCAGCCCAAACCATTGCACTGATGAAATTAATAAGAGCAAACTTTTTGGCGCTATAGCGTGTAAGACCAATTGCCATAGGAATGATTGTACGCATACCGTAGAGGTAGCGTTGGATAAAGATGACAGGCCACCCATACTTTTTGAGAAGCAAGTGTGCAAGTGCAAATTTTCTGCGCTGTTTTTTCATGAGACTATGGATATAGTGTTTGTTAAATCTACC is a window encoding:
- a CDS encoding leucyl aminopeptidase; its protein translation is MKVEIQDKKLHDIKADIEIIFVIDKNLDHKWVKDKEALEKIGFKGEVEEVAFLPEKGRIYVGTKLDHDEIRIAVSKAVKTLKGKEFKSAKAGVYIQNCPITNIKAFVEGAILGDYSFDRYKSKKEDKGLKEIILANEEYADKPFTLENAKKSIKEATIVAETTNIVRDIVNTPPNEIYPKTFAKLAKDLAKKEDLEIEVLDEKDLEEEKMGAFLAVARASVHSPRLVHITYKPKNAKAKVALVGKGLTYDSGGLSLKPSDYMVTMKSDKSGASAALGIVLAAKKLGIPVEIHAILGLAENMIGGNAYKPDDVLTAKNGKTIEVRNTDAEGRLVLADCLCYAQEKTDPDYIIDIATLTGACVVALGEYTTGVMGENNELKKSMLKAADASGELAGELPFNRYLPKLLKSNIADICNISSSRYGGAITAALFLREFIEEDKRDKWLHLDIAGPAFVEKEWGYNPHGASGAGVRMVIKWLQKEFVYNKKHP
- the ychF gene encoding redox-regulated ATPase YchF encodes the protein MGLSVGLVGLPNVGKSTTFNALTKAQNAEAQNYPFCTIEPNKAVVPVPDQRLEELAKIVNPQRIQHSTIDFVDIAGLVKGASKGEGLGNQFLSNIRETDMILHMVRCFEDGNITHVEGDVNPIRDIEIIETELIFADLQQLEKKIERLQKQAKADKKIVPLLEIAKELQKHLEELQPVRTFANKNEAFETLNKELRFLSAKPVIFGANVDEEGMVEDNEYVKQVKEYAVKTGADVIKLCAKLEEELVGLSDEEAKELLNEMGVQESGLDKIIRTAFNRLGLISYFTAGVKEVRSWTIKKGWTAPQAAGVIHGDFEKGFIRAEVISYEDFIKYGGEQGAKEAGKMRLEGKDYIVQDGDVMHFRFNV
- a CDS encoding DedA family protein, whose translation is MRNFFNKNKDWLIQLLLAGVFLFVAYLGYQLYHAPGANLEEKFIYLLKEYGYIILFVWSIMEGETGLVMAGVLSHTGDMNLWISIFVAGLGGFVGDQIYFYIGRFNKHYIHSLMKKQRRKFALAHLLLKKYGWPVIFIQRYLYGMRTIIPMAIGLTRYSAKKFALINFISAMVWAAMTIIPAYIFGEEILAIVHWAKHHWYYALPLAIIIAGGIYYYLHVVTEKKLIRGRK